One region of Nitrospirae bacterium CG2_30_53_67 genomic DNA includes:
- a CDS encoding non-canonical purine NTP pyrophosphatase, RdgB/HAM1 family, with product MDVVIATRNRNKVEEISQMLQGSKFKVISLLDFKDRNLPEIQEDGLTFEENARNKALTIAKMTGRLTLADDSGLMVDALNGRPGVLSARYSGENATPEENNRKLLDEIKDVPTKKRTARFVCVVAIARPSGKVHVVEGRCEGLIAKEIRGETGFGYDPLFIVPEYDKTFAELGIAVKNRISHRAIAIQKAVEVLTGLSEHEKG from the coding sequence AGATGCTTCAGGGATCAAAGTTCAAAGTCATCTCCCTGCTGGATTTCAAGGATCGGAATCTGCCCGAAATTCAGGAAGACGGCCTGACCTTTGAAGAGAACGCCAGAAACAAGGCCCTGACCATCGCCAAGATGACCGGACGCCTCACGCTTGCGGATGACTCAGGACTCATGGTGGACGCGCTGAACGGCAGGCCGGGGGTCCTCTCGGCCCGATATTCCGGGGAAAATGCGACACCCGAAGAGAACAACCGGAAACTGCTCGATGAGATCAAGGATGTGCCCACGAAAAAAAGAACGGCCCGGTTCGTCTGCGTGGTGGCCATTGCCAGGCCTTCAGGCAAGGTTCACGTGGTCGAAGGGAGATGCGAAGGGCTGATTGCCAAGGAGATCAGAGGGGAGACCGGCTTCGGTTATGATCCGCTTTTTATCGTCCCTGAATATGATAAAACCTTTGCAGAATTGGGAATTGCCGTAAAGAACCGGATCAGCCACCGGGCCATCGCCATTCAGAAGGCCGTGGAGGTCCTGACCGGCCTGTCGGAACATGAAAAAGGTTGA